In the Besnoitia besnoiti strain Bb-Ger1 chromosome IX, whole genome shotgun sequence genome, gtcttcgccttgctTGAGATGCTTTTTCCGCGATTTCCACAGGCAGATAAACGCCGAGTGCTTCAGCGCGTGGCTGCTACGCCGagcgccacgccgccgctgtaTGCGCCGGGTCTTCAGTCTgaacgcgcgaggcgcagagtcaAAAGAGccgggcgcggagagtcAGCTGgcctcgggcgcgcgggggagagtgggggggggggtcagCACGCACACGCCTTCACTGGAATTTGAAGCTCACgcgagcgaaggagagaacaAAGCGAGAACCCGCTTCAGTTTGTGACAGACAAAACacgacgcgcgaagaagccaaGAAAGACAAGCGGTTCGTTGCCAGGTTCCCTCTCCGCtcccctctcctcttctAGTTGGTTTGGCTTCGGCCTCAGCCCGCCGAACCCGCCCGGCGGCCGACTCGACACAAGGCTAGCACCAGTCACGTCGAGGGTCGATGCAACTGTATACATGCACTACATTGTAGCGATGTCCTGCGCAACTGCGTACTCGAAACACTTTGCCGCCAGACACTGCGCACACATGCGTCCACGATCATGGGCAGCAGCACGCAAACATATCGCGACAAAAAACAGGGCAGGGTCGTTATCGAGACTTCCTACGCGGGTGCCTCACTTCCGCAGCCAACACACGAAACactgtcgcgcgcctccaccgcccctaaccgcctcctcgggcgcggcgactcgtcgctcgcggacgcgcacTGAGCCGTGCGACACTCGGCGTCCACtctccccgcctcctcctcgccactCTACAGCACATGCATTGCCCCATCCGCGAATACACAATATAcctccatatatatatatatatatgtatatatatgtatgtataggtacatgtatatacgtgCATCGATGTGCGGTGAGCATGTGTGTGGGGGATGGCTCGGATATGCGGAAGTGAGCGCGGGGGAAGAGAGCAAGTGACGCGGGAAGAGTTCTTTGGCGCCTTTACGCAGAATCGTCTTCGTAGACGgctccgctgcggaggaaTCCGCCGTACTGCTTGAATCGGTCTTGGAGTttgccggcggccgcgaggacgaggccaaggaagggcggcgagggcttGAGCGGTCGGCTCTGGAACTCGGGGTGGTATtggacgcagaagaagaaggggtGATCCTTCAGCTCGGCGATCTCCATGCGCTGACCGCGCTCGTCCTGTCCGACAAACATGAGGCCCTTGGCTTCCATGGAGGAGACGACGGTCGGGTTCACTTCGTATCGGTGGCGGTGCCTCTCGTCGATCACCGGGCGGCCGTCgtagaggcgcgcggcgagcgagttCGAGTCGCGGATGATTGTCGCGCGCTTGCCGAGCCGCATGGTGCCGCCGACTTCGTTGTTCGAGGCGCTGTGCTCAGGCATCGACACCACCACGGGGTGCTTGCAGGTCGCGTCGAACTCCTCGGAGTTGGCGCCCtggagctgcagcacgcTGCGCGCAAAGTCGATGACGGCCGTCTGCAGCCCGAGGCAGATGCCCAGGTAGGGGACTTTGTTCTCGCGGCAGAAACGCGCCGACATGGCTTTCCCGGTGATGCCGCGGTCGCCAAAGCCGCCTGGGCACACCACGCCCTGGACCgagtgcagcgccgcccacgcgcgaTCGTAGCGCGCCTTGTGGTTCGCAGCGCCGTTCTCCGCTCCCCCCTCCTCGCTAGTGGACTCGGCCTCAAGGTCCGTGGACTCGATCCACACCAACTCGAGCTTCACGTTCGCCTCCATCGCGccgtgctgcagcgccttcacCACCGACAGATACGAGTCCGCCAGCCCCGTGTACTTCCCCACCACGCCAATCCGCACGCTCTCCGTCGGGCTAACCAGGCGCTCAGCCATCAGGTTCCACTTCTTCATCGAAATCGACTTcgagcccgccgcccgcgccacgGGCGATGACAGCGCCAGTCCCAGACGCTGAAAAAAGGACGcaacgcgacgcagacgacgcgcatgcgcgtagagaagccgaggcgccggcgcagacacGCCCGGCGCTGAACCGCCAGAAAGCGCAGGCACGCAGCTCGCGTTTCGAGCTCGCAGGACGTCAGTGAACGCCCAGAGGGCACGCGACCGCACCCCGCGAGAGAATGGAGAAGACACCACCCGCAGACTTGTTGCTGCGCAGACGTCTCGAGAGGCGAACGACCGCTGCACACAGGGCT is a window encoding:
- a CDS encoding CTP synthase (encoded by transcript BESB_011890), which gives rise to MARANSIEKIDSLNSKEGLHNGAMKYIVVTGGTMSGLGKGTTISSLGVTLKALGVHVTAIKVDPYLNVDAGTMSPYEHGEVYVLEDGGEVDLDLGNYERFLDVTLSRDHNLTSGKVYQKVIQDERRGAYLGKTVQVVPQVTDAIQAWIAQVAQRPVDGHFAAPEVCLIEVGGTVGDIESAMYLEALQQFSRRVGRDNFCLCHVSYVPCIGGEQKTKPTQHGVRELRMAGLSPDMIFCRCETMLSEATRSKIALFTQVLPEHVISVHDVANTYRVPLVLDSQNVAQAICKRLGLALSSPVARAAGSKSISMKKWNLMAERLVSPTESVRIGVVGKYTGLADSYLSVVKALQHGAMEANVKLELVWIESTDLEAESTSEEGGAENGAANHKARYDRAWAALHSVQGVVCPGGFGDRGITGKAMSARFCRENKVPYLGICLGLQTAVIDFARSVLQLQGANSEEFDATCKHPVVVSMPEHSASNNEVGGTMRLGKRATIIRDSNSLAARLYDGRPVIDERHRHRYEVNPTVVSSMEAKGLMFVGQDERGQRMEIAELKDHPFFFCVQYHPEFQSRPLKPSPPFLGLVLAAAGKLQDRFKQYGGFLRSGAVYEDDSA